The Saccharomonospora cyanea NA-134 genome includes a region encoding these proteins:
- a CDS encoding HAD family hydrolase — protein MSGGCAVFDRRPVLVFDADDTLWECNVVFERAIDDFCGWQARPGLDAADVRELLVEVERANTARHGYGASVFLRSLGDCLERIHQRPATPEERDHLRRLAEAVLDCRIELIPDVAETLGTLQERYPLLLLTKGATDDQWRKLDHSGLRGYFQAVHVVREKDATTYSWLAERYGLDPASTWMVGNSPASDILPALAVGMGAVYVPNDNTWVLEHAELDPDAERLVTLERFGQLLDHF, from the coding sequence ATGTCTGGGGGATGCGCCGTGTTCGACCGCCGACCCGTGCTGGTGTTCGACGCCGACGACACCCTGTGGGAGTGCAACGTCGTGTTCGAGCGGGCCATCGACGACTTCTGCGGCTGGCAGGCACGGCCCGGACTCGACGCGGCGGACGTGCGGGAACTGCTCGTCGAGGTCGAGCGCGCCAACACGGCCCGGCACGGCTACGGTGCCTCGGTGTTCCTGCGCAGCCTCGGTGACTGCCTGGAACGGATCCACCAGCGGCCCGCCACCCCGGAGGAACGCGACCACCTGCGGCGACTGGCGGAAGCGGTGCTGGACTGCCGCATCGAACTGATCCCCGACGTGGCCGAGACCCTCGGGACGCTGCAGGAGCGGTACCCACTTCTGCTGCTGACCAAGGGGGCCACGGACGACCAGTGGCGCAAGCTCGACCATTCCGGGCTGCGCGGGTACTTCCAGGCTGTTCACGTGGTGCGGGAGAAGGACGCCACCACGTACTCCTGGCTTGCCGAGCGGTACGGGTTGGATCCCGCGTCGACGTGGATGGTGGGCAATTCGCCCGCCTCCGACATTCTGCCCGCACTGGCCGTCGGCATGGGCGCGGTGTACGTGCCGAACGACAACACGTGGGTGTTGGAGCACGCAGAGCTGGATCCCGATGCGGAACGTCTCGTGACGTTGGAGCGGTTCGGTCAGCTGCTCGACCACTTCTGA
- a CDS encoding molybdopterin oxidoreductase family protein has product MADRIADIWGTRTPHAKDTPWPVRVDLHLDEGLAPSDVDAWVQSACVLCSNGCACDIAVKDGRMVGIRGRAGDVVNHGRLGPKGLYGSWQWNRTDRLTRPLVRSDGRLQETDWDTAMSLIVRRSRELLDETGPLSHGFYTSGQLFLEEYYTLGVIGKAGLGTPHMDGNTRLCTATAAAALKETFGSDGQPGSYSDIESCDALFLFGHNMAETQTVLWARVLDRLHGADPPVVVAVDPRRTPVTEACAQSGGVHLAPLPGTNQALMNGLIREIITRGWIDHDYVAAHTLGYDELAATVEPYTPEHVARICRIDPHDVRRAAEVFGTSDRVLSTVLQGFYQSHQATAAACQVNNLHLLRGLLGRPGCGILQMNGQPTAQNTREAGADGDLPGFRNWDNPEHIQQLAELWNVDPLTIPHWAPPTHAMQIWRYAEQGSIRFLWISATNPAVSLPELPRIREILAKEDLFVVVQDGFLTETAEYADVVLPAALWGEKQGTFTNVNRTVHLSEKAVEPPGEARSDLDIFLDYARRMDLRDRDGDPLIKWSDPESAFEAWKECSRGRLCDYTGLSYDRLRGGSGIPWPCNDEYPDGCDRLYADAVFPTHADVCESYGRDLLTGGTTSRSEYHALRPEGQALLRSAEYVSPPEQAGGDYPFVCTTGRTVYHFHTRTKTGRSRRLRRAAPEPWVELSERDAAELGVAEGDVVSVESRRGRVELPVRVGRGRDGVVFLPFHYGYWDSGADGHTRAANELTLTDWDPVSKQPLYKLSAVRVTKLADGAGPAPAPTTTASAPHDPAGVTATSGNDDVAEDVAVTEPPPPAPTPDRTPNVPHHS; this is encoded by the coding sequence ATGGCCGACCGCATCGCGGACATCTGGGGAACACGCACGCCACACGCGAAGGACACGCCGTGGCCGGTCCGGGTGGACCTCCACCTCGACGAGGGGCTGGCCCCGTCGGACGTCGACGCCTGGGTGCAGTCGGCGTGCGTGTTGTGCAGCAACGGTTGCGCGTGCGACATCGCGGTGAAGGACGGCCGCATGGTCGGGATTCGCGGCCGCGCGGGCGATGTGGTCAACCACGGACGGTTGGGCCCCAAAGGACTGTACGGATCCTGGCAGTGGAACCGGACGGACCGGTTGACCCGTCCGCTCGTGCGGAGTGACGGGCGGCTTCAGGAAACGGACTGGGACACGGCCATGAGCCTGATCGTCCGCCGCTCGCGTGAGCTGCTGGACGAGACAGGGCCCCTGTCCCACGGGTTCTACACCAGCGGTCAGCTGTTCCTGGAGGAGTACTACACCCTCGGCGTGATCGGCAAGGCCGGTCTGGGGACGCCGCACATGGACGGCAACACGCGGCTGTGCACGGCGACGGCCGCCGCCGCCCTGAAGGAGACCTTCGGCTCCGACGGGCAACCCGGCAGCTACTCCGACATCGAGTCCTGCGACGCGCTGTTCCTCTTCGGACACAACATGGCCGAGACGCAGACGGTGTTGTGGGCTCGGGTACTGGACCGGCTCCACGGAGCCGACCCGCCCGTCGTCGTCGCCGTCGACCCCCGGCGCACACCGGTGACCGAGGCGTGCGCGCAGAGCGGGGGAGTGCACCTGGCCCCGTTGCCGGGGACCAACCAGGCCCTCATGAACGGCCTCATCCGAGAGATCATCACACGCGGGTGGATCGACCACGACTACGTCGCCGCGCACACGCTCGGCTACGACGAACTCGCGGCCACCGTGGAGCCGTACACGCCGGAGCACGTGGCGCGTATCTGCCGGATCGATCCTCATGACGTGCGGCGGGCGGCCGAGGTGTTCGGCACCTCCGACCGTGTGCTGTCCACCGTGCTGCAGGGTTTCTACCAGTCGCACCAGGCCACGGCCGCGGCCTGCCAGGTCAACAACCTGCACCTGCTCCGCGGACTCCTCGGCAGGCCGGGGTGCGGGATCCTGCAGATGAACGGGCAGCCCACCGCCCAGAACACCCGCGAGGCCGGTGCGGACGGTGACCTGCCAGGCTTTCGGAACTGGGACAACCCGGAGCACATCCAGCAGCTCGCCGAGCTGTGGAACGTGGACCCGCTGACCATTCCGCACTGGGCTCCACCCACCCACGCCATGCAGATCTGGCGTTACGCCGAGCAGGGCTCGATCCGGTTCCTGTGGATCTCCGCCACCAACCCGGCTGTGTCGCTCCCCGAACTGCCGCGGATCCGGGAGATCCTCGCCAAGGAAGACCTGTTCGTCGTCGTTCAGGACGGTTTCCTCACCGAGACCGCCGAGTACGCGGACGTGGTGCTGCCCGCGGCGCTGTGGGGGGAGAAACAGGGCACGTTCACCAACGTCAACCGCACCGTGCACCTGTCGGAGAAGGCAGTGGAGCCACCCGGAGAAGCACGCTCCGATCTCGACATCTTCCTCGACTACGCCCGTCGTATGGACCTGCGAGACCGCGACGGCGACCCGCTGATCAAATGGAGCGACCCGGAGAGCGCGTTCGAGGCGTGGAAGGAGTGCAGCCGAGGGCGGCTGTGCGACTACACAGGCCTGTCCTACGACAGGTTGCGCGGCGGCAGCGGTATCCCGTGGCCGTGCAACGACGAGTACCCGGACGGCTGTGACCGCCTGTACGCCGATGCCGTGTTCCCCACGCACGCGGACGTGTGTGAGAGCTACGGTCGTGACCTGCTCACCGGCGGCACCACCTCACGGTCGGAGTACCACGCGCTGCGCCCGGAAGGCCAGGCGTTGCTCAGGTCCGCGGAGTACGTGTCTCCGCCCGAACAAGCGGGTGGGGACTACCCGTTCGTGTGCACGACCGGGCGTACCGTCTACCACTTCCACACCCGCACCAAGACCGGCCGCTCCCGTCGGCTCCGCCGCGCGGCGCCGGAGCCGTGGGTCGAGTTGTCGGAGCGCGACGCCGCCGAACTGGGTGTCGCCGAGGGGGACGTGGTCAGCGTCGAGTCCCGGCGCGGCCGCGTGGAGCTGCCCGTACGCGTCGGCCGGGGACGCGACGGAGTGGTGTTCCTGCCGTTTCACTACGGCTACTGGGACAGCGGCGCGGACGGACACACCCGGGCGGCCAACGAGCTCACCCTCACCGACTGGGACCCGGTGTCCAAACAACCGCTCTACAAGCTCAGCGCCGTGCGCGTGACCAAGCTCGCCGACGGCGCCGGACCCGCTCCCGCCCCCACCACCACGGCCTCCGCGCCACACGATCCGGCCGGTGTCACGGCGACCTCGGGAAACGACGATGTGGCAGAAGACGTGGCGGTCACGGAACCGCCGCCACCAGCGCCGACACCCGACCGAACCCCCAACGTGCCGCACCACTCGTGA
- a CDS encoding DUF4333 domain-containing protein — protein MRVRGVVGLWWVTVSVCAALALTACGGDGGARGGEDAPAAVTTESSEPLSISTSPSSSLSLTPVPKALDGDAVEEAVRAVLAGSYGIADVERVRCPRRPAVREGATFDCTAVIAGESQRIPIEILDDEGRYEVGLPV, from the coding sequence GTGCGGGTGCGCGGTGTCGTAGGGCTGTGGTGGGTCACCGTGTCGGTCTGCGCGGCGCTGGCGTTGACGGCCTGCGGCGGTGACGGCGGGGCCCGTGGCGGGGAGGACGCCCCCGCAGCCGTCACCACCGAGAGCTCGGAGCCGCTGTCGATCTCGACGTCACCCAGCTCCTCTCTCTCGTTGACGCCGGTACCTAAGGCGCTCGACGGAGACGCCGTGGAGGAGGCGGTGCGGGCCGTGCTCGCTGGCAGCTACGGCATCGCCGACGTCGAACGCGTCCGTTGCCCCCGGCGGCCTGCCGTGCGCGAGGGCGCCACGTTCGACTGCACCGCCGTCATCGCCGGTGAGAGCCAGCGCATCCCCATCGAGATCCTCGACGACGAGGGCCGCTACGAGGTGGGACTGCCCGTCTGA
- a CDS encoding GNAT family N-acetyltransferase produces the protein MNDVVVRALRDDEFRAAHTLFRAALHAGPATDEQWERVRGVYQPGRALGAFDEHLIGTARSTDAELVVPGGTRLPMAAVTGVGVRADRTRRGVLTALMRHQLTEFAERGVTAAVLYATEGVIYGRFGYGIASRMRDCTVYRERARLRPGVPEGGEVELLTVDEAERRLPDVYARIPLRPGMMTRTERWWPGMFSHLRQSEGNVVTVVHHGTDGPDGFAVYRVDRDSGMSGTMNVIDLHYADASAFAGLWRFLLSVDLVGEITVRNRGLDEPLELLFTDPRACETRTVADESWLRLVDVEAALTARTWHGEPVVLEVTDPVLENNTGRYRVGPDGVERTDSAPDACLDVDALSMVYAGGWRPSALVAAGRIGAADTVTAERLDELTRTRYAPWCGTFF, from the coding sequence ATGAACGATGTTGTGGTCCGCGCCCTGCGCGACGACGAGTTCCGTGCGGCGCACACGCTGTTCCGTGCCGCTCTCCACGCCGGTCCGGCGACCGACGAGCAGTGGGAGCGCGTCCGGGGTGTGTACCAGCCGGGCCGGGCGCTCGGGGCGTTCGACGAGCACCTGATCGGCACCGCGAGGTCGACCGACGCTGAACTCGTCGTGCCCGGGGGAACCCGCTTACCGATGGCGGCGGTCACCGGGGTCGGGGTCCGCGCCGACCGCACCAGGCGCGGGGTGCTGACAGCGTTGATGCGTCACCAGCTCACCGAGTTCGCCGAGCGCGGAGTCACCGCCGCCGTCCTGTACGCGACGGAGGGCGTGATCTACGGCCGGTTCGGCTACGGCATCGCCAGCCGGATGCGTGACTGCACCGTGTACCGGGAACGTGCGCGGCTGCGGCCCGGTGTGCCCGAAGGCGGCGAGGTGGAACTGCTCACCGTCGACGAGGCCGAACGGCGGCTGCCCGACGTGTACGCGCGGATACCGCTGCGGCCGGGCATGATGACCCGGACCGAGCGGTGGTGGCCCGGTATGTTCTCGCACCTGCGCCAGAGCGAGGGGAACGTCGTCACGGTGGTGCACCACGGTACGGACGGGCCGGACGGGTTCGCCGTCTACCGGGTCGACCGTGACTCCGGCATGTCCGGGACGATGAACGTGATCGATCTACACTACGCCGACGCCTCCGCCTTCGCCGGTCTGTGGCGATTCCTGCTCTCGGTCGACCTGGTCGGCGAAATCACCGTGCGGAACCGCGGCCTGGACGAGCCGCTGGAGTTGCTGTTCACCGATCCCCGGGCCTGCGAGACGAGGACGGTCGCCGACGAGTCGTGGCTGCGGCTCGTGGACGTCGAGGCCGCCCTGACGGCCCGCACCTGGCACGGTGAGCCGGTGGTGCTGGAGGTCACCGATCCGGTGCTGGAGAACAACACGGGCCGCTACCGCGTCGGCCCGGACGGCGTGGAACGCACTGACTCGGCCCCGGACGCCTGCCTCGACGTGGACGCTCTTTCGATGGTCTACGCGGGCGGGTGGCGTCCGTCGGCGCTGGTGGCCGCGGGGAGGATCGGGGCCGCGGACACCGTGACGGCGGAACGGCTCGACGAGCTGACCCGGACGCGGTACGCGCCATGGTGCGGTACGTTCTTCTGA
- a CDS encoding Lrp/AsnC family transcriptional regulator: MTSGGLEPLDRAIVRELSADGRRSFTDLAERVGLSVSAVHQRVRRLEQRGVIRGYTARLDGEQIGLPLTALISLTPNDPAAPDDYPQRLEHISEIESCYSVAGDESYVLLVRVASPLALEDLLRRIREAAKVSTRTTVVLSTPFEGRSPTL, from the coding sequence ATGACCAGCGGGGGACTGGAGCCGCTCGACCGGGCCATCGTGCGGGAGCTGTCGGCCGACGGTCGCCGCAGTTTCACCGACCTGGCCGAGCGGGTCGGACTGTCGGTGTCGGCCGTGCACCAGCGGGTGCGCAGGCTGGAACAGCGTGGCGTCATTCGCGGGTACACCGCTCGGCTCGACGGGGAACAGATCGGACTGCCGCTGACGGCGCTGATCTCGCTGACGCCGAACGACCCCGCGGCCCCCGACGACTACCCGCAGCGGCTGGAGCACATCTCCGAGATCGAGTCCTGCTACTCGGTGGCCGGTGACGAGTCCTACGTGCTTCTCGTGCGGGTTGCGTCGCCCCTGGCGCTGGAGGACCTGTTGCGGCGAATCCGGGAAGCGGCCAAGGTCTCCACTCGCACCACCGTCGTGCTGTCCACGCCGTTCGAAGGGCGCTCGCCGACCCTGTGA
- a CDS encoding trimeric intracellular cation channel family protein: MLQSPVILTLDLLGTFAFGLNGALTAARAARLDLVGVLVLGMMTALGGGILRDILINVPPATFGDVRYLALAAGGALVAFLLSVELERYTRLITIFDAVGLSVFCVTGTSKALDAGLGSVQAVLLGVITAVGGGTLRDVAVLRIPSVLTSDFYAVPALVGAVLTAAAIGIGVHGLVGSLVPAAVALVIRLLGVRYNLRVPRTRERGFRSSAEDFGTWRRRRRGREDGDETGT, translated from the coding sequence ATGCTCCAATCGCCCGTCATCCTCACCCTCGATCTGCTAGGCACGTTCGCGTTCGGCCTGAACGGCGCCCTCACCGCCGCGCGGGCCGCCCGGCTGGACCTGGTCGGCGTGCTGGTGCTGGGCATGATGACCGCACTGGGCGGTGGGATCCTCCGGGACATCCTGATCAACGTCCCCCCGGCGACCTTCGGCGACGTGCGTTACCTCGCACTGGCCGCGGGCGGCGCGCTCGTCGCGTTCCTGCTGAGCGTGGAACTCGAGCGCTACACCCGGCTCATCACCATCTTCGACGCCGTCGGGTTGAGCGTGTTCTGTGTGACCGGCACCAGCAAGGCCCTCGACGCCGGGCTGGGAAGCGTGCAGGCGGTTCTCCTCGGCGTGATCACGGCCGTGGGCGGCGGAACGCTGCGGGACGTGGCCGTCCTGCGGATCCCCTCGGTCCTGACCAGTGACTTCTACGCCGTTCCCGCTCTCGTCGGCGCCGTCCTCACGGCAGCGGCCATCGGCATCGGAGTCCACGGCCTCGTCGGCTCGCTCGTCCCGGCAGCGGTGGCTCTCGTCATCCGGCTGCTCGGCGTCCGCTACAACCTGCGGGTGCCCCGCACCCGCGAACGTGGCTTCCGATCCAGCGCCGAGGACTTCGGAACGTGGCGGCGTAGACGACGCGGCCGCGAGGACGGCGACGAAACCGGCACCTGA
- a CDS encoding peptidase dimerization domain-containing protein, whose product MASNGSFLGPMSRSGKHVLPLPAGQAATNSGPTLAAGDSMRITVHGRGAHGSMPQSAVDPVVLASLIVAALTWL is encoded by the coding sequence ATGGCCTCGAACGGCTCGTTCCTCGGCCCGATGTCGCGCTCGGGCAAGCACGTCCTGCCGCTGCCGGCGGGTCAGGCGGCCACCAACTCCGGCCCTACGCTGGCGGCAGGCGACAGCATGCGCATCACCGTGCACGGGCGCGGTGCCCACGGGTCCATGCCGCAGTCGGCGGTCGACCCGGTGGTGCTCGCCTCCCTGATCGTCGCCGCCCTCACCTGGCTCTGA
- a CDS encoding M24 family metallopeptidase, with product MSRRSLHTPAPDAATLRARIDRARAAAADAATDALLIGPGSDLRYLIGQAGGSFERLSVLLVPATDSIPTLVLPALEAPGYADVPTDDLGVDVVTWVDGEDPYRIVADRLGRPGRVAVSDTMAALHVLRLRDAVAGAEQTLAGPVLRELRMCKDAAELAALRRAAEAIDRVHARMGEWLRPGRTEAEVGADITEAIVAEGHTHADFVIVGSGPNGASPHHDVSDRVIEPGDVVVVDIGGPIPEGYNSDSTRTYAVGEPAAEIAEAYAVLQRAQEAAVRTVRPGATAHEVDAAARDILTEAGLGELFIHRTGHGIGLDVHEEPYIMSGNDLPLQPGMAFSVEPGVYQAGKWGARIEDIVVVTADGVEPLNTRPHELVVLPA from the coding sequence ATGTCGCGTCGTTCACTGCACACCCCCGCTCCCGATGCCGCCACGTTGCGCGCGCGAATCGACCGTGCCCGTGCTGCCGCGGCCGACGCCGCCACGGACGCACTGTTGATCGGGCCCGGATCCGATCTGCGGTACCTGATCGGGCAGGCCGGCGGTTCGTTCGAGCGCCTGTCCGTGCTGCTCGTCCCCGCGACCGACTCGATCCCCACGCTGGTGCTGCCCGCGCTGGAGGCTCCCGGTTACGCCGACGTGCCCACCGACGACCTCGGGGTCGACGTGGTGACGTGGGTCGACGGGGAGGACCCGTACCGGATCGTGGCCGACCGGCTCGGCAGGCCCGGCCGGGTGGCGGTGAGCGACACGATGGCCGCCCTCCACGTGCTGCGGCTGCGCGACGCCGTGGCCGGTGCCGAGCAGACGCTCGCCGGTCCTGTGCTGCGGGAGCTGCGCATGTGCAAGGACGCGGCCGAACTCGCGGCCCTGCGCCGAGCCGCCGAGGCCATCGACCGGGTACACGCCCGCATGGGCGAGTGGCTGCGGCCCGGCCGCACCGAAGCCGAGGTGGGCGCCGACATCACCGAGGCCATCGTCGCGGAGGGCCACACGCACGCCGACTTCGTGATCGTCGGTTCCGGTCCCAACGGCGCCAGCCCGCACCACGACGTGTCCGACCGTGTGATCGAGCCCGGCGACGTCGTCGTGGTCGACATCGGTGGTCCGATTCCCGAGGGCTACAACTCCGACTCGACCCGCACCTACGCGGTCGGGGAGCCCGCCGCCGAGATCGCCGAGGCGTACGCGGTGCTCCAGCGCGCCCAGGAGGCAGCGGTGCGGACGGTACGGCCCGGCGCCACGGCCCACGAGGTGGACGCCGCGGCACGGGACATCCTGACCGAAGCGGGGCTGGGCGAGCTGTTCATCCACCGCACCGGTCACGGCATCGGCCTCGACGTGCACGAGGAGCCCTACATCATGAGCGGCAACGATCTGCCACTGCAGCCCGGTATGGCGTTCAGCGTCGAGCCCGGGGTGTACCAGGCGGGGAAGTGGGGCGCGCGGATCGAGGACATCGTCGTGGTCACGGCGGACGGAGTGGAGCCGTTGAACACGCGGCCGCACGAGCTCGTCGTGCTGCCGGCATGA
- a CDS encoding 5'-3' exonuclease, with amino-acid sequence MTAPLVLLDAASLYFRSFFALPESMTAPDGTPVNAVRGFADTVARVLTDRRPARLVACLDADWRPEFRVRALPSYKAHRVAETTDTGADTEEVPDTLTPQVPIILELLEAVGIAVAEAEGYEADDVIGTLASRESERPVEVVTGDRDLFQLVRHDPSPVSVVYVGKGWARAEVMGPEEVATRYALPVENAGAAYADMAILRGDPSDGLPGVPGIGEKTAAKLITRFGSLEGLLSAARDADRDVPPKTRTRLAESADYLAAAPLVVRVATGAPVTGSADDRVPATPADPKRVAELVERYNLGGSVNRLLAALPG; translated from the coding sequence GTGACCGCCCCCCTGGTGCTGCTCGACGCCGCGAGCCTCTACTTCCGTTCGTTCTTCGCGCTGCCCGAGTCGATGACCGCCCCGGACGGCACCCCGGTGAACGCCGTACGCGGGTTCGCCGACACCGTGGCGCGCGTGCTCACCGATCGCCGTCCCGCGCGTCTGGTCGCGTGCCTGGACGCCGACTGGCGGCCCGAGTTCCGGGTGCGGGCGTTGCCCAGTTACAAGGCACACCGCGTCGCGGAGACGACGGACACGGGCGCGGACACCGAGGAGGTGCCCGACACCCTCACACCTCAGGTACCGATCATCCTGGAGTTGCTGGAGGCGGTCGGAATCGCCGTCGCCGAGGCCGAGGGTTACGAGGCCGACGACGTGATCGGCACGCTGGCGTCACGCGAGTCGGAGCGGCCCGTCGAGGTCGTCACGGGCGACCGTGACCTGTTCCAGCTCGTACGGCACGACCCGAGCCCGGTGTCCGTGGTCTACGTGGGCAAGGGTTGGGCCAGAGCCGAGGTGATGGGGCCGGAGGAGGTCGCCACGCGCTACGCACTGCCGGTGGAGAACGCGGGTGCCGCCTACGCCGACATGGCGATACTGCGCGGCGACCCGTCGGACGGCCTGCCCGGAGTGCCGGGCATCGGCGAGAAGACCGCGGCGAAGCTCATCACGCGATTCGGGTCGCTGGAGGGGCTGCTGAGCGCGGCACGCGACGCCGACCGCGACGTACCGCCGAAGACGCGCACCAGGCTCGCCGAGTCCGCCGACTACCTCGCCGCCGCTCCCCTGGTGGTGCGGGTGGCCACCGGCGCGCCCGTGACCGGGTCGGCCGACGACCGCGTCCCGGCCACGCCTGCCGACCCGAAGCGGGTGGCCGAACTGGTCGAGCGCTACAACCTCGGCGGATCGGTGAACCGCCTGCTGGCCGCGTTGCCCGGCTGA
- a CDS encoding DUF4333 domain-containing protein, producing the protein MSAPYGGNNPAQWGQQPPADPASGGFPQSGGYGQQPTYGQPAYGTSHGQQPQYGQQPAPNPYEGAGAGAYGQQAAYPQQGQQGQYGAYGQGYGQQPTYGQQPAYDQQAAYGQQASYDQQAAYGQQPAYGQQPGGAQPGKSGGGKKLWIGIGAAVVVVAAAAVVLFWKPGLLNTRTFDEQSVEQSVQDLLVKEYGYPDTSQVDCPDGQPVEKDHTYTCGVTVEGEQQTVKITVTSDEGHYNVDRPTPKG; encoded by the coding sequence ATGAGCGCGCCGTACGGAGGCAACAACCCCGCGCAGTGGGGTCAGCAACCGCCCGCGGACCCAGCGTCCGGTGGGTTCCCCCAGTCCGGTGGATACGGCCAGCAACCCACCTACGGCCAGCCCGCCTACGGCACTTCACACGGTCAACAGCCGCAGTACGGTCAGCAGCCCGCCCCGAACCCGTACGAGGGAGCGGGTGCGGGCGCCTATGGCCAGCAGGCCGCGTATCCGCAGCAGGGTCAGCAGGGTCAGTACGGCGCCTACGGGCAGGGCTACGGCCAGCAGCCCACGTACGGTCAGCAGCCTGCCTACGACCAGCAGGCCGCCTACGGCCAGCAGGCCAGCTACGACCAGCAGGCCGCCTACGGTCAGCAACCCGCCTATGGTCAGCAGCCGGGTGGCGCGCAGCCGGGCAAGTCCGGCGGCGGCAAGAAGCTCTGGATCGGCATCGGGGCGGCCGTGGTCGTGGTCGCCGCCGCGGCCGTGGTGTTGTTCTGGAAACCCGGCCTGCTCAACACCAGGACCTTCGACGAGCAGAGCGTCGAGCAGTCGGTGCAGGACCTGTTGGTGAAGGAGTACGGCTACCCGGACACCAGCCAGGTCGACTGCCCGGACGGCCAGCCGGTCGAGAAGGACCACACCTACACCTGTGGCGTCACGGTAGAGGGCGAACAGCAGACCGTGAAGATCACGGTCACCAGTGACGAGGGGCACTACAACGTCGACAGGCCCACGCCGAAGGGCTGA
- a CDS encoding GDSL-type esterase/lipase family protein — protein MLSALALAAVAVLVAVFVFTGPGPESPVERPGPPGTGPLTVVSLGDSTLSGEGAGDYTPDTDGRGGNWCHRSPHAMVHQIELTGVTESVNLACSGAPSGHVALGDVEQWTEPSQAGRLRELLDDHRVTAVVVAIGANDEPHFSRLISECFTSWFLQQGSPCSARIKQDWQQRLDAMVPKVVAALDDVKQVLKEAGYERSDYELVLQSYASPIGPGIPEEWRNLNGCPFRTDDLRWVAETGAVELSEALRGAARQADVRFLDLSRAGVGHEACSGGDDAEDEWFTRFTVRWDDLEEAERASHALQESFHPNAAGHAQVARCMSEFLATNDREAACLEGADGHLHAAPSLQSLAGS, from the coding sequence GTGCTCAGCGCGTTGGCACTCGCGGCCGTCGCCGTTCTGGTCGCCGTGTTCGTCTTCACCGGCCCTGGTCCTGAGTCTCCCGTCGAGCGGCCCGGGCCTCCCGGGACCGGCCCGCTGACCGTCGTTTCGCTGGGTGACAGCACGCTGTCCGGCGAAGGTGCGGGCGACTACACACCCGACACCGACGGCAGGGGCGGTAACTGGTGCCACCGCTCCCCGCATGCGATGGTGCATCAGATCGAGCTCACCGGCGTCACCGAGTCGGTCAACCTCGCCTGTTCCGGAGCACCGTCGGGCCACGTCGCGCTCGGCGACGTCGAGCAGTGGACCGAACCGTCCCAGGCAGGCCGGCTACGCGAGCTGCTCGACGACCACCGGGTCACGGCAGTGGTCGTCGCGATCGGAGCCAACGACGAACCTCACTTCTCCCGACTGATCTCCGAGTGCTTCACCTCGTGGTTCCTGCAACAGGGCTCGCCGTGCAGCGCCAGGATCAAACAGGACTGGCAGCAGCGGCTCGACGCCATGGTGCCCAAGGTCGTGGCCGCGCTCGACGACGTCAAGCAGGTGCTGAAGGAGGCGGGCTACGAGCGGTCGGACTACGAACTCGTCCTCCAGTCGTACGCCTCCCCCATCGGACCCGGCATCCCGGAGGAGTGGCGCAACCTCAACGGCTGCCCGTTCCGCACCGACGACCTGCGGTGGGTGGCCGAGACCGGTGCGGTCGAGCTGTCGGAGGCGCTGCGAGGCGCCGCCCGGCAGGCCGACGTTCGCTTCCTCGACCTGTCGCGTGCCGGTGTCGGGCACGAGGCGTGCAGCGGCGGCGACGACGCCGAGGACGAGTGGTTCACCCGGTTCACGGTGCGCTGGGACGACCTGGAGGAAGCGGAACGCGCGAGCCACGCACTCCAGGAGTCGTTCCATCCGAACGCCGCCGGACACGCGCAGGTGGCCCGGTGTATGAGCGAGTTCCTCGCCACCAACGACCGGGAGGCCGCCTGTCTGGAGGGCGCGGACGGCCACCTGCACGCCGCACCGTCGCTGCAGTCGCTCGCGGGGAGCTGA